In Bacteroidales bacterium, the genomic window GATTCTGGAATGTTTAAACCCATTCAGTTGGCTGCCGCCTCGGCTTTGAGGAATACCGAAGATTGGTATAAAACTCAGCGTACTGTGTATTCAGAAAGAAAAGAAATTGCAAAAAAAATACTCAGCGCTTTAAATTGTGACTTTGATCCGGAATCAACAGGCATGTTTGTTTGGGCTAAAATCCCGAGAGAGGCAAAATCGGCCAAGGATTTTAGTGAGGATATCTTACAGAATAAAAAGGTATTTATTACACCGGGTTTTATTTTTGGGAAAAATGGTGAGCGTTTTATTCGCTTGTCATTGGCCAATAATGAAAAAACTTTAACAGAAGCATTAAACAGAATTTTAAAGAAATAGGAATGAACCGAGCCATGTTAAATTTATTGACGTTGGAGTTTATGCTTGAAGGCGAGTTCAATGTGGCCGAATTAATAAAATAGTAACACATGAATATATTTATAATTGGATTAGGATTAATTGGGGGATCATTAGCAAAAAGTCTGCGTACTAGCGGATTTGCTGATGAGATTATAGGTTTTGATAGAGCCGCTGAGAACCTTTCGTTCTGTTTAGAAAATAAGCTTATTGATGGAGCAGCAGAAGTTTTGGAAGGCGCAAAAGCAGCGGATATCATAATTTTAGCAACTCCTGTAGATGGAATATTGGAACTCATGCCAGCGCTTTTGGATCAGCTTGATGAGCAAGTTATGGTGGATATGGGATCGACAAAAAAGGAAATTGTTGAGTTGGCAAGTAAGCATCCAAAAGGGCAGAATTTTGTGGCTGCTCACCCTATGGCAGGAATTGAGAATTCAGGGCCAGCTGCTTCTTTTGAGCAATTGTTTACCGATAAAGTAGCCATTATTTGTAATCCCGAAAAGAATGCAAGAATGCCATTGAATCTGGTTAAGCTATTGTTTAAAGCACTAAATATGAAGTTGATTTATATGGA contains:
- a CDS encoding prephenate dehydrogenase/arogenate dehydrogenase family protein, which gives rise to MNIFIIGLGLIGGSLAKSLRTSGFADEIIGFDRAAENLSFCLENKLIDGAAEVLEGAKAADIIILATPVDGILELMPALLDQLDEQVMVDMGSTKKEIVELASKHPKGQNFVAAHPMAGIENSGPAASFEQLFTDKVAIICNPEKNARMPLNLVKLLFKALNMKLIYMDAEEHDKDLAYLSHLSHILSFSLALTAYNVEDKERNIYNLAGGGFASTVRLAGSSAAMWNPIFLQNK